The genomic DNA TGCAGAAAGTTTCTATCAGCAACCGGACCGCGGTTCTGGAACGATATTCTGCTTCACATGACACCGACGAGGGGGAATATCTGAAGCAGTCTTTCCCACGCATCCGCGCTCTGGAGATGGTGCATCGTAATCGTACGTTTTGTCTTGCGCGTATCAAGGGCAAATCGCTGCTAGAGTGCTACAGTGTTGACAACACCTCGCTCAGCTGGACCATGCCGCGTCCGGACCTCTTTCCCAATCTCGAAGACATTGTCGACATTCGGCTCGACTGGGTGTCCGGCAACTGGTACTACCTTGACCAGCAGCGCGAAATCATCTTCGTCTGTTCGCCCCAGATGGTACACTGTGCAATCGTCGTCGAAGCCCTGTCCGAAGTACTGCGGCCACGCCGGATGGCACTCGATCCCACGAAAGGATTTCTGTTCTTCTCCAAATGGGGTAGCGGCGATGTCAGCATCGAAAGGTCACTGCTCGATGGTACCAACAGGAGCTCGAttgtgcagaacaaaatcatTACGCCACTCGACATTGCGCTTGATTTGGTGATGCAGCACGTCTACTGGGTAGACACACATCTGGACACGGTGCAGCGTGTAAACTACGACGGCAGTGGTCGCTGGTTTCCGAAGCGAAGCACAAACTTCATGTTCCACTTTCAAACGCTCTACGCGCTGGATGTGTTTGAACGCACGATTTACATGGCGTCCTGGCAAAATGGTAGCATAGTGGCGCTAAACGGTACCACCGGCGAGGCGCGAATCGTTGTCCCGAACGCTTCCCATGCTGTGCATCTACACGTGTTTCATAGGCAAAAGCAGCCGGAAGTGGCGCATCCTTGTCGCATTCAAAACGGTGGCTGCGATCAGTTGTGCATACCAGTGTGGAAAAAAATCGGCGTGGCCATTGCACAATGCATGTGCTCTCCGGGCTACCGGTTAAAGACAAAATCACAATGCGTACTCATCAAAAGACCAACGTTTCTACTGTACGCCAAAACGAGCCCCGCCATGATAAGAGGCTTTGCTGTCGGTATCAAGTCCCAGGAAGCAATCGTGCCCGTTACCAATCTCGGTGGTCACATCACGTTCGACTACCATGTGGAAGACCAGCTAATCTTCTTCTCCCACAGCAACAAGTATGTCCGATCGATCTTGATACATGTTTTGAAGAGTGTTTAGGCGTTTTCTGCAAGTTTAacctttccatttttctttttcctagAGACTCTCCTTCATTTCGAATAGAAGCCCAAAAATTGGACGGTACTGGCCGAGAACTGATATTGGAAAGTCCTGGTTCGTGTGATGGCATTTCCTACGATTGGTTGGGCAACAACATTTTTTGGACTGATTCCGACAGAAACCACATCTCTGTGGTAAAGTTAGGACCTAAACGATCGCGCTACACAGTACTGCGACATCTATACGCGCCCAAGTAAgtggattttaatttttttgaaaaCACACTTcattcaaagcaaaacaaataaccTTTTCACTGTTCTACCTCCGCAGATCGATTGTGGTGGATCCAAAGCAAGGCTGGATGTACTGGTCGTCGTGGTCAGTTCCTGGCGGTCGCATTGATCGTGCGTGGATGAGTGGCTCTCAGCCGGAACAGTTGGTAGGCAGCAAGGAGCGTCCGATCGAGTGGCCCACGGGCCTTTCAATCGATACAATCCAGAAGCGGCTGTACTGGTGCGATGGACGACTTAATGTGATCGAAAGCGTCAATCTTGATGGCAGCAATCGTGTGCTGCTCTTCGATGGACGATCACAAAACCGATTCCCCGTCGCCCTAGCCGTCCATCGCCAGCTAGTTTATTTCGCAGATAATGTAAAGGGTCATATCGAGAAGCTTAACTTGAGCGATCCGCTCGCGCTAGAAACTATTGCGATAGAAAAACCGCAAGTTTTGGGTCTCAAGATCTTCGACAACCTCACCCAGTACGGTGGAAATGGACGAAATACGTGCGAGATAGACTGTCCTGGAATCTGCTTAAATACTCCCGCTGCAATTGCCAGCTGCAAGTGTGAAGACGGTCAGATATTGTCGCTCGCAACCGATGGGACACCAGTGACTTGCGTACCCTTCAATCTGCAGCACTCACTCGAGACGTGCAACAATACTACACATTTCCTGTGTCGCAATAAAGTCGACTGCATTGAGATCAAGTACACCTGCGATGGCGATCGGGACTGCGAGGATGGCAGTGACGAGGAAACAACGCCCGATGGGCCATGCGACCCAAACTGTGATCTTGAGCACAATTTCAAGTGTGACGAGCAGAGATGCATCAGCCGAGTGCATGTGTGCGATGGATCAGTGGACTGCATCGACGAAAGCGACGAGGACTACATTAACTGCCCGAACAAAACGTGCAGCGAACATTTCTTCCAGTGTGAAGTGAGCCATCGATGCATACCGAACACATGGGTATGCGATCGACACCTGGACTGCGGACCGAACGATAATTCGGACGAGCCAGAACACTGCCACAAGTGTCCGGAGTTTGAGTGTAGGAACGCTGCCTGTGTGCCGTTTGAATTTCTCTGTGATGGAGTCGACAACTGTGGGTAAGTTTCGTGGCTGGAGTGACGAAATAGGTATCGGTGTCTATATTTTACTGTCTTCCCGATCTCTATCCGATTATAGCGACCGATCTGACGAAACACAGTGCGATGTCGAGTGTGGAGCAAACGAATTCTTCTGCAGCCCTCACGGTTGCATCGATCGTTCGCTAATGTGCGATCCTAAGCTCAACTGCTTAAATGCATTCCACGAGTGTGACAAACATGCTAAAGCCGGTACCAACGCGACAACCGATCCCAGCATTCCTGTTCGTTCGGAATCGGAATTAAAAGATCTTTGCAGACAGGATCTGAAGATCATCTGTGGTGGTGACAAACAGTGCGAAGAAAACTACAACCGTGCGTGCCAACGAATGGAGTTCGGACCGTTCAATGAAACGATGACCTGCCATCATCCGGACCGGCTGTGTCGGATAACGAACGAGTGTATTAAGGTGGCGCAGCTTTGCAACGGTCGCACCGACTGTCCCGATGGCACGGATGAAGGGTTTCTGtgcgaagagaaaaaatgtgatAAGTATAACGATTGTTCTCACTCGTGCCATAACGCTCCGGAGGGGTTGGTATGCTCCTGTCCACCTCACCTATTTCTGCAACCGAATGGGCGCGACTGTGGTCATGACCATGCTTGTGACACATGGGGTACCTGTTCGCAAATTTGCACGAAAACTGGAACACATTACCGGTGTAGTTGCGTGGAGGGCTACACGCTTACGTACGATAAGTTTACCTGCCGTAGTAACAACGCTGATTCGCCTTACGTGATATTTAGCAACCGACAGGAGATCCTCGGTTTCGATCTGAACACGCTCGGTGTTAGAAGCTTCTATACGTCGTTGCGAAACACGATCGCATTAGATTTCCTGTACCGTAACGATTCCATCCAGATATTCTGGTCGGATGTGATGGACGACAAGATTTATCGAGGCACGCTGAAGAACGACACATTGAGCAACGTCGAGGCAGTGGTCCAATCGGGACTATCGACGGCCGAAGGTCTTGCGGTGGATTGGATTGGCATGAACATCTACTGGATCGATTCGAACCTTGATCAAATCGAAGTGGCCAAGACGAACGGTAGCTTCCGGCGAACGCTGGTGGCTGGGGACATGGTGAATCCACGAGCGATCGCACTTGATCCGATGGAAGGCGTTCTCTTCTGGACCGACTGGGAAGAAGGCTCGCCAAGGCTCGAGCGATGCACAATGGCTGGAGAAAACCGCACGGTAATCAAATACGTCGGATCGGATGGTGGTTGGCCGAACGGGATCGCCCTAGACTACATTCCGAGACGTGTGTACTGGATTGATGCACGGTCGGACTCAATTCACACGATCACCTACGATGGGCAGGACCACCATCTTGTGATCAAAGATCAGGGTGTGCTGGCACATCCGTTCAGCATCACCGTGTTCGACAACTACGTGTACTGGACCGATTGGCGCACATACTCCGTCATACGGGCCAATAAATGGAACGGTACGGATGTAGCTGTGATCCAGAAGACGCAAAGTCAACCATTCGGAATACAAATTCTACACTCCAGCCGACAACCAAACTCTCAGCCAAACCCTTGTGCCGTGAACAATGGAGGCTGCTCCCATTTGTGCCTGTTAAGCGTTGGTTTGCGACATGAGTGCGCTTGTCCACACGTAATGCGTCTTCACGAGGATCGCATGCAGTGCGTCCCGAACGAGGAAATCTTACTGTTTGTGGTGCTGACCGAAATCCGAGGCGTTGATCTTCAGCAGCCAGCGCATTACACAATTCCGACCATCAGTCACCAGACGCAGGTTGTGCAGCCTTCCGTGCTTGATTACGATATCAGTGCCGCGCGGCTGTACTGGAACGATATTCAgctgaatgaaataaaatcatcCGGTTTGGCTACGGGACCGATCGAAACGATCCTCGATACGGACGTCTCGCATTCGCTTGGATTTGCGGTGGATTGGATCTCGAAGCTGCTCTACTTTTCAACCGGTAACGAAACACACAGCCGCATTATGGTTAGCAACCTGAATGGCGAATATGTTACGGAGATCGCTGATGATTTGACTTTGGTCAACAGTCTAGTTGTGTATCCGACAAGGTAAGTAAAGATCAACAGTACGTGCTTGCTATTTCCTAACGAatgtgtttttgcttgcttccaAACTTTCCAGAGGAATGATGTACTTTGCAACGATGAGCGAAACGCCCAAATTGTACGAACTTTACGCCAGCCGTATGGACGGTTCCGAGCGCCAGTTGATCAGCAATTCAACGTTCTACCCGGTTGATAGTTTGGCGCTCGATTTTGAAACGAACCGATTGTATTACATTTCATCAAGACCCGGCGAAATCTACTACTACGATATTGGCAGTGGCAAGGTATGTGTATGATCGTGCAATTTTTAATTCCAACTTAAATGTGATCGATGAAAAATGCTTGTCTTTCTCGCTCTTCTTCCTGCAGATCATTCAAGTGCTTTCGTCTCACCAAGACAGCCACCCCATCAGTACGATCACAATCTACCGCGATTCGATCTACTACGATGACAATCATGATGGTCGCATAATGcggtgcaataaaaatctttGCCAGAATCCCGTCTCCGTGAGGAACAACACGAGCGGGCTCAATGCGATCCGAATGTACCATCCCGGGGCGCAGAGTGGAACAAACTCGTGCCAGAAGCGAACAGACGGAACCTCGGCAACAGGCTGTGAACATCTCTGCATCCCAGTGTCCGCTCAAAGCCACGTTTGTCGCTGTGCGATAGGCTACAAAAGCGATCCGCGCAACGCATCACGCTGCATCGGATTGGACGACATTTTGGTGTATTCGATTGGTCATCAGCTCAGAGGCATTGCATTGTCCCTATCCGCAGAATCCGTGGGCTCACAACCACGGAACCAGGATCAGGATAGCCTTGGACCACTGCAGCAAATTTCTTTGGCCACTAGCATCGATTTTCATGTCGCGCATGATTATGTGTACATTGCTGACACCGATCGGGGATCAATCACACGCATCAAGCGGGATGGTAGTGCACGGGAAGTAATCATCAGCAACTTCGAGCAGGTCGTCGATGGCAGCACACTCGACTGGTTAGGGGGCATTGCCATCGATTGGGTGGCCCAGAACATCTATTGGACGGACCAGAAACGGAACTTGATTGAGGTGGCACGGTTGAACGGAAGTCTTCGGTACGTGGTCGCTTCGGATGTGGAAAGCCCCCAGTTGCTGGCGATTGACCCAATTCAGGGTTACTTGTTTTACGTAACGCGCGGAACGATTGGCCGAATGGGATTGGATGGATCGGGCAACTTCATTCTGGTCAACCGTACCTCCGGAATTAGTGATCTTGCCCTGGACCTCGAAAATCAAGTAGTCTATTGGTGCGAAACGAGCACCGATACCATCTGGAAGGTGGACTACGACGGTAACTTGAAGCGACTGTTATTGAACGGAACCTCGCACAACCCGAAATCGTTGGACATCTTTGCCGACTCCATTTATTGGGCAGATTCGCGTGGCAACATTTACGAGGCCGGCTTGAGCAACGTTTTTAGCTACAGAATTGTGGTGGAAGCGTTGGAGGTGTCCTCGCTGAAAGACATTAAAGTATTCTCCAGTcgcaagcaaagcaaaaccaatgCCTGCGGAACATCAAACGGAGGCTGCCAAGAGCTTTGCCTGTTCAACGGTACGCATCCCATATGCGCCTGCTCACATGGTAAAATATCATCGGCCGATTTAAAGACCTGCGAGCCGTATGAAAACTTCCTACTCTTCTCGCGCCAATCCGCAATCGAAAGCATACACATGACGGATGCGAGCAATATAAATGGGCCCATACCGGAAATTAAGAATGCATCCTATCTGAAAAACACCATAGCCCTCAGCTACGATTACGACCAGCAGCTTATTTTCTACTCAGACGTGGATCACAGCACAATCAACTGTGTGCACTTTAATGGCACCAACCATCGACGCATCGTGACGAAGCAACTCACCGTAGAAGGACTCGCATTCAACATGCTCACGCGTGTACTGTTTTGGACATCGAACAATGAGGCGGCAATCCGATCGCTGGACCTGAACAATGCTTCTCTCTCCGATCCGACAGCAAACGCGGCGCTGGTACAGGACGTGATAAAACTCCGCGCTACAGACAAGCCACGCGGAATCGCCGTTGAGCCGTGTCTCGCGATGGTGTACTGGACAAACTGGAATCAGCAGGCCGCCTCAATACAGCGTGCATATCCGTCGGGATACGGTTTGGAAAGCATCATCACCTCCGACATCCAAATGCCGAACGCGCTGACGCTAGACTACCAGGCGCGTAAACTGTACTGGGCCGATGCGTTCCTGGACAAGGTCGAGCGGACGGACTACGACGGAAAACATCGTGTGGTTCTGGCACACTCCGCCCCGAAACATCCATTTGCACTGGCCGTGTTTGGGGATCTGCTGTTCTGGACGGATCTCACCGTGCACGCGGTCGTTCGGGCAAACAAATATTCCGGCAGTGACATCGTTTTGCTGCGCCGAGACATTGCACAACCGATGGGAATCGTGGCTGTGCAAAAGACAGACAAGGAATGTGCCGCCGATCCGTGCCAGGTCATGAACGGGTTCTGCGAAGACACCTGCTTGACCGATGCGTCCGGAAAGGTTGAATGTCATTGTACGCAGGGCGTGCTTGCTTCCGACGGTCAGCGCTGCATTCCGAAGTCGGTCAGCAACTGTTCCTCTTCCGAGTTTAGCTGCACCAACGGAAACTGTATACCGTTTCATCTCACGTGCGATTCCATCAAGCAGTGCCTGGACGGATCGGATGAGCTACCGACTTTCTGTGCGTACAGACCATGTCCGACAGGGTTTTTCCGATGCAACAATGCGCGCTGCATTCCGCAAAACCAGCAGTGTAACCACATACAGAACTGTGGCGACGGCAGCGACGAGGCTGGGTGTAGCTGCAACAGCTTAACGCACTTCCGATGCGCAAACGGGCAATGCATCGTCAAATCGATGCGCTGTGATTATGAGCCCGACTGCAAGGACGTATCGGACGAGATCGGATGTCCAGTGATGCGCAGCTGCATGACCGGATTTGTCAAATGTGCCAACACGACTGCCTGCTACATGCCGACCTGGCGCTGTGACGGTGAGAACGATTGTTGGGACAACTCGGACGAGCAGGATTGCCCGACGGCGATCCCAACCTGCCCGGAGGATAAATTCCTGTGCGCGAACGGGCGCTGTATACCACAGTCGTGGCGCTgtgacgacgaggacgactgCACGGATGCGCATGGAGGGGGCTTGAGCTCGGATGAGGTGGCGTGCGTGAAGCACTGTAAACCAAACCAATTCAAGTGCACAAACACCTCGGAGTGTATCTCGAACAGCTGGCAGTGTGATGGCCACCCGGACTGTGCCGATGGCTCGGATGAGGGTGAGCATTGTTCGAGACGCGATTGTCCCGAAACGGAGTTCCAATGTCCGACGACAAACCGGTGCATTCCCCAGAAGTGGGTGTGCGACGGTGATGTCGATTGCGGTGCCACCCAGGACGACGAGATGGGCTGCGACGACATGATGCTGAACGTGTGCGATAAGACGTCGTTCACGTGTACGAATGGTGAGTGCATCAGTCTGCTGGCCGTGTGCGATGGAGAGCAGGACTGTGTCGACGGTTCGGACGAGCCACTGTACTGCAAGGAAGATGAGGATGGGTTCGACGAGGATGAGGATTCGAGCGACCTGCTGTGTGGCGATACGGACCAGTTCCGCTGCAATAATGGCAAATGTATCGCTCGCAACCTCACCTGCAACGTGAACGATGATTGCGCGGACGGATCGGACGAAGATATTCGGTTGTGTCGCAATACGACGCTGATCTGTGCCGGGCCCGATCTGTTCCGGTGCGAAAGTGGAGCATGTATCGTCAGCAGCATGCTGTGCGACGGAGCGAATGATTGTGGCGACTGGAGCGACGAGAAGTCGTGCCAGGTAAACGAGTGTGAGATGATTCCGGATCTATGTGCACACGACTGTGAAGATCTTCCCGTGGGCTATGAATGCGTTTGCAGGAAGGGTTTTCGGGTGAATGTAAACGACAAGCACCTGTGTGTAGATGTGGACGAATGTACGGAACAGCAACCGCGACCGTGCAGCCAGACCTGCGTCAATACGCACGGCTCCTACCACTGTTCGTGTTTGGAAGGGTTCGTGCTGCGGGACAACGATACCTGCCGCGCGGATGGAGACCAGATCATCGCGCCGAAACTCATCTTCTCCAACCGGTACTATCTGCGAGAAGTGGATTTCAGCGGCGGAATGACAATTCTTGCACACAATCTCACCAACGCCATAACGCTGGACTTTGATTGGCAGGAGCAATGCTACTACTGGTCGGATGTGACACGCACGGTCACCACAGTGAAGCGAATGTGCGACAAAAGCGAAACCGGCGAAGACAATCATACCGTCGAGGTGGTACATAGAACTAATCTGAAGAATCCCGAAGGACTGGCAGTCGATTGGGTCGGCCGGAATTTGTACTGGTGCGATAAAGGTCTCGACACGATCGAGGTGTCGAAGCTGGACGGAAGATATCGGCGGATCTTGATTAACAAGGACCTGCAGAAACCTCGAGCAATTGCACTCGATCCCTATCGGCGCAACATGTACTGGACCGACTGGGGAGATCATCCGCACATCGGCCGGGCCGGTATGGACGGAAGCAATCAAACGATCTTGATCAAAGACCAGCTCGGCTGGCCAAACGCGCTCACGATCAGCTTTGAAACCAATCAACTGTTCTGGGGCGATGCTCGTGAAGATTACATCGCCGTGTGTGATCTGGATGGGACAAATGTGCGCATGCTGCTGACGCGAAATCGACAGCCGGCGCTCAACTTGCACCACGTATTCGCGATCGCCGTCTGGGAGGATCGTATCTACTGGTCGGATTTGGATTCGAAATCGATCGAGTACTGTCACAAGTACCGGGGCGATGGTTGCGGTACGCTCATCAACACCATACATCGCCCGATGGACATTCGAATCTATCATCCCTACCGGCAGAAGCAACCCGCCGTTAACCCATGCGAAACGGCCGGCTGCCAAACGCTGTGTGTTCTTTCGCCTGAACCAGCCGGCTACCGGTGTCTTTGCCCGGATAACTTTATCCTGGCGGCGGACGGGAAGAGCTGCGTGGCAAATTGCTCGGCCGCACACTTCCAGTGCCGGGATACGTTCAAGTGCATTCCATTCTATTGGCGCTGTGACAAGCAGGACGACTGTGGGGACGGCAGCGACGAACCGGAGGACTGCCCCACGTTCACCTGCGAAGCGGGCCAATTCCAGTGCCTCAACAAACATTGTATTAATCCGAGCCAAATCTGTGATGGCATCGATCAGTGCGGCGATCTTACGGACGAGCGAGACTGCGATCAGTTCGAGTGTTTCAGCTCCCATTTTAAGTGTGGTGCGTCGGCGGCCAAGAATACGAGCGCGTTCTGCATAGAAGGTGCCCGGCGCTGCGATGAAGAAGTCAACTGTCCGAACGGTGAAGATGAGCGGGACTGTGAGCCGAAAATCTGTACCTCCACCCAGTTCCGCTGCGCAAACGGTGGCAAGTGCATCGATCGGACGTGGGTTTGCGATAACGTGCCGGACTGTCACGACGGTTCGGACGAGCAGGTTTGCGGTCCGGCCACCACCTGCCCTGAGCACGAGTTTCGCTGTAGCGAAGGCCGCTGCATACCGCAGTCGTGG from Anopheles stephensi strain Indian chromosome 2, UCI_ANSTEP_V1.0, whole genome shotgun sequence includes the following:
- the LOC118507154 gene encoding low-density lipoprotein receptor-related protein 1 isoform X2, which codes for MMYASRRSDRSRPGSRSVPTIDDGWERAEYLQQQQQQPPQQQQRQGQRDGRVRPSPISRAYANARLLVSLGTLALLVTVAATVVPAGGVSLTGSNIASVQISGASAARWTKATETGSNLRRVPRSSIVPGRKEAPITSAPEETEATCSQTQFTCMMDGKCIPALWRCDTSADCSDGSDEVGCDKAHACNEGMFHCKVSNRCIPHDWTCDGDVDCGLMEKYHMVDTSDEDPQLCRAHKKCLPTQALCGDGKCLEIDRFCDGSWDCSNDELNCTSNNTATASAPTSACDALKCSYDCRLTPEGPKCFCAKDSQPNGNVCEDFDECQIEGLCDQLCKNQHGSYQCSCTTGYVKQGNTCTAVNLPKDEPASLLFATFNKVQKVSISNRTAVLERYSASHDTDEGEYLKQSFPRIRALEMVHRNRTFCLARIKGKSLLECYSVDNTSLSWTMPRPDLFPNLEDIVDIRLDWVSGNWYYLDQQREIIFVCSPQMVHCAIVVEALSEVLRPRRMALDPTKGFLFFSKWGSGDVSIERSLLDGTNRSSIVQNKIITPLDIALDLVMQHVYWVDTHLDTVQRVNYDGSGRWFPKRSTNFMFHFQTLYALDVFERTIYMASWQNGSIVALNGTTGEARIVVPNASHAVHLHVFHRQKQPEVAHPCRIQNGGCDQLCIPVWKKIGVAIAQCMCSPGYRLKTKSQCVLIKRPTFLLYAKTSPAMIRGFAVGIKSQEAIVPVTNLGGHITFDYHVEDQLIFFSHSNKDSPSFRIEAQKLDGTGRELILESPGSCDGISYDWLGNNIFWTDSDRNHISVVKLGPKRSRYTVLRHLYAPKSIVVDPKQGWMYWSSWSVPGGRIDRAWMSGSQPEQLVGSKERPIEWPTGLSIDTIQKRLYWCDGRLNVIESVNLDGSNRVLLFDGRSQNRFPVALAVHRQLVYFADNVKGHIEKLNLSDPLALETIAIEKPQVLGLKIFDNLTQYGGNGRNTCEIDCPGICLNTPAAIASCKCEDGQILSLATDGTPVTCVPFNLQHSLETCNNTTHFLCRNKVDCIEIKYTCDGDRDCEDGSDEETTPDGPCDPNCDLEHNFKCDEQRCISRVHVCDGSVDCIDESDEDYINCPNKTCSEHFFQCEVSHRCIPNTWVCDRHLDCGPNDNSDEPEHCHKCPEFECRNAACVPFEFLCDGVDNCGDRSDETQCDVECGANEFFCSPHGCIDRSLMCDPKLNCLNAFHECDKHAKAGTNATTDPSIPVRSESELKDLCRQDLKIICGGDKQCEENYNRACQRMEFGPFNETMTCHHPDRLCRITNECIKVAQLCNGRTDCPDGTDEGFLCEEKKCDKYNDCSHSCHNAPEGLVCSCPPHLFLQPNGRDCGHDHACDTWGTCSQICTKTGTHYRCSCVEGYTLTYDKFTCRSNNADSPYVIFSNRQEILGFDLNTLGVRSFYTSLRNTIALDFLYRNDSIQIFWSDVMDDKIYRGTLKNDTLSNVEAVVQSGLSTAEGLAVDWIGMNIYWIDSNLDQIEVAKTNGSFRRTLVAGDMVNPRAIALDPMEGVLFWTDWEEGSPRLERCTMAGENRTVIKYVGSDGGWPNGIALDYIPRRVYWIDARSDSIHTITYDGQDHHLVIKDQGVLAHPFSITVFDNYVYWTDWRTYSVIRANKWNGTDVAVIQKTQSQPFGIQILHSSRQPNSQPNPCAVNNGGCSHLCLLSVGLRHECACPHVMRLHEDRMQCVPNEEILLFVVLTEIRGVDLQQPAHYTIPTISHQTQVVQPSVLDYDISAARLYWNDIQLNEIKSSGLATGPIETILDTDVSHSLGFAVDWISKLLYFSTGNETHSRIMVSNLNGEYVTEIADDLTLVNSLVVYPTRGMMYFATMSETPKLYELYASRMDGSERQLISNSTFYPVDSLALDFETNRLYYISSRPGEIYYYDIGSGKIIQVLSSHQDSHPISTITIYRDSIYYDDNHDGRIMRCNKNLCQNPVSVRNNTSGLNAIRMYHPGAQSGTNSCQKRTDGTSATGCEHLCIPVSAQSHVCRCAIGYKSDPRNASRCIGLDDILVYSIGHQLRGIALSLSAESVGSQPRNQDQDSLGPLQQISLATSIDFHVAHDYVYIADTDRGSITRIKRDGSAREVIISNFEQVVDGSTLDWLGGIAIDWVAQNIYWTDQKRNLIEVARLNGSLRYVVASDVESPQLLAIDPIQGYLFYVTRGTIGRMGLDGSGNFILVNRTSGISDLALDLENQVVYWCETSTDTIWKVDYDGNLKRLLLNGTSHNPKSLDIFADSIYWADSRGNIYEAGLSNVFSYRIVVEALEVSSLKDIKVFSSRKQSKTNACGTSNGGCQELCLFNGTHPICACSHGKISSADLKTCEPYENFLLFSRQSAIESIHMTDASNINGPIPEIKNASYLKNTIALSYDYDQQLIFYSDVDHSTINCVHFNGTNHRRIVTKQLTVEGLAFNMLTRVLFWTSNNEAAIRSLDLNNASLSDPTANAALVQDVIKLRATDKPRGIAVEPCLAMVYWTNWNQQAASIQRAYPSGYGLESIITSDIQMPNALTLDYQARKLYWADAFLDKVERTDYDGKHRVVLAHSAPKHPFALAVFGDLLFWTDLTVHAVVRANKYSGSDIVLLRRDIAQPMGIVAVQKTDKECAADPCQVMNGFCEDTCLTDASGKVECHCTQGVLASDGQRCIPKSVSNCSSSEFSCTNGNCIPFHLTCDSIKQCLDGSDELPTFCAYRPCPTGFFRCNNARCIPQNQQCNHIQNCGDGSDEAGCSCNSLTHFRCANGQCIVKSMRCDYEPDCKDVSDEIGCPVMRSCMTGFVKCANTTACYMPTWRCDGENDCWDNSDEQDCPTAIPTCPEDKFLCANGRCIPQSWRCDDEDDCTDAHGGGLSSDEVACVKHCKPNQFKCTNTSECISNSWQCDGHPDCADGSDEGEHCSRRDCPETEFQCPTTNRCIPQKWVCDGDVDCGATQDDEMGCDDMMLNVCDKTSFTCTNGECISLLAVCDGEQDCVDGSDEPLYCKEDEDGFDEDEDSSDLLCGDTDQFRCNNGKCIARNLTCNVNDDCADGSDEDIRLCRNTTLICAGPDLFRCESGACIVSSMLCDGANDCGDWSDEKSCQVNECEMIPDLCAHDCEDLPVGYECVCRKGFRVNVNDKHLCVDVDECTEQQPRPCSQTCVNTHGSYHCSCLEGFVLRDNDTCRADGDQIIAPKLIFSNRYYLREVDFSGGMTILAHNLTNAITLDFDWQEQCYYWSDVTRTVTTVKRMCDKSETGEDNHTVEVVHRTNLKNPEGLAVDWVGRNLYWCDKGLDTIEVSKLDGRYRRILINKDLQKPRAIALDPYRRNMYWTDWGDHPHIGRAGMDGSNQTILIKDQLGWPNALTISFETNQLFWGDAREDYIAVCDLDGTNVRMLLTRNRQPALNLHHVFAIAVWEDRIYWSDLDSKSIEYCHKYRGDGCGTLINTIHRPMDIRIYHPYRQKQPAVNPCETAGCQTLCVLSPEPAGYRCLCPDNFILAADGKSCVANCSAAHFQCRDTFKCIPFYWRCDKQDDCGDGSDEPEDCPTFTCEAGQFQCLNKHCINPSQICDGIDQCGDLTDERDCDQFECFSSHFKCGASAAKNTSAFCIEGARRCDEEVNCPNGEDERDCEPKICTSTQFRCANGGKCIDRTWVCDNVPDCHDGSDEQVCGPATTCPEHEFRCSEGRCIPQSWLCDDENDCANGEDETENCKKPEAITCEPTNFRCNNSKCIPGRWRCDFENDCGDNSDEMNCELRNCSESEFRCRDGHCIRGIRRCDNEFNCADHSDEENCNVTCGADQFKCKNHPACISNKFKCDGDNDCIDESDEEDCECQEGEYRCNNGKCILGSWVCDGIDDCLDNSDEMGGYCKEHGCNKRAFRCANRNCIRKSLMCDNKDDCGDNSDEKSALCQKCPPNSFRCNSDSKCIDIALRCDQTPHCLDESDEIGCIKTGCGFGACSQICVEKKGHFTCRCAEGYAKSGTGRNATCVAVDEQGILLVASESDFRSLYVDTPVMGYLQTSSLKIDRFDFAITRHNITLFWIDSYDTSINKILMDTTVKDGDYSQPPPSKKKHSRRDLPAPAPPSYDRIKTLDGKHSSVVLKDDEIVPIAIACDWLTERLYVINKKRSNIFVMSFNGTDHTTLTATGKHPIDLVVDPVSGFMVWSIMETIISSGMDGHAKQKLVHTNVEWASGLAIDTITKRLYWADYRKSTIETCLLLTGGDRHVIAELHDYSKPKLLDVFEDSVYVILYNQNILKLNKYGRDNGTYMNEEARGAGGSGGYRSSDVHFIHPLKHDRSVPNPCIMHPCHNSTVCLLSTENRLRRSCVCTDARPVAVFDDRGEVKECLEATPHTPECKLHCNYGTCFIDSDGQQKCKCSASFDGKYCDHYICSGYCKNKGFCEIVNNEPRCTCVPQWTGKRCDISTNKCQRYCHNGGNCTIVQRDGGSLSCSCPAGYTGDQCEHCSNLRCENGGVCRKTTTDRSQCLCAEGYVGRNCEKNVCTAFCENGGECTIERGAAKCSCPENTYGERCQLRDCPDLCRNGGDCVPGERPYCKCRQGYEGRYCEHDLCELPEGTRPSYCLLIRPTTEPSAHPPSSSCASFSCNNGGHCLEVRGMPLCNCTMQYAGEHCESYVTYRNPCNNFCFNNGICRLDLFSSPNGTYIPSCVCIGEWTGKQCDRPPRCIGDCGTCIEGSSINECTCEDNEVSTCLQEVSLSELERMDANGSSFTLSVLAIVLFAILIIAAGLGGTFYGLRRRTGQPFLHARLTDNVEITNPMYLGDADEGPAFVHEDDKVHFGNPVYEQMYAGSVNVHSDSSTIAGNSAHPLLTTGSTAPEEKKGLLQHPQEDTIAADLL